A window of the Streptomyces formicae genome harbors these coding sequences:
- a CDS encoding transcriptional regulator, translating to MAARPLVARQPNERLQALIQEAACSNAGLARRVNMVGAERGLDLRYDKTSVARWLRGQQPRGRAPGIIAEALGRKLGRTVTVDEIGMADGKNLATGVGLQFAPTVLGAIEQVCELWRSDVGRRDFLSGSTVAASALVEPSRDWLITAADAQVERSAGARVGASDVDAVRAMTEALKTLDHRFGSGHVRPVVVHYLNSVVSGLLSGSYREPVGRELFAAVARLTELAGYMAVDTGQPGLAQRYYIQALRLAQAADDRAYGGYVLAASMSHLAAQLGNPREIAQLARAAQEGARGRVTPRAQAMFYAAEARGHALLGDARACHEVAGKALAALDRAGPDTGDDPSWIAHFDQAYLADELAHCHRDLGEAEAAARCATDSLDGHPESRARRRAIGLVLLATAQVQQREVEAACHTGTRAVELLGTLRSSRGAEYLDDLQQRLEPYAAEPAVREFSARVELRTAA from the coding sequence ATGGCAGCGAGGCCACTCGTCGCCCGCCAGCCGAACGAACGGCTGCAGGCGCTTATCCAGGAAGCCGCGTGTTCCAACGCCGGACTGGCCCGCAGGGTCAACATGGTCGGTGCGGAGCGCGGGCTCGATCTGCGCTACGACAAGACATCCGTGGCGCGGTGGCTGCGCGGCCAGCAGCCGCGCGGCCGGGCGCCGGGGATCATCGCCGAGGCGCTGGGCCGCAAACTGGGGCGTACGGTCACGGTCGACGAGATCGGCATGGCCGACGGCAAGAACCTGGCGACGGGCGTCGGGCTCCAGTTCGCGCCGACCGTGCTCGGTGCGATCGAGCAGGTCTGCGAGCTGTGGCGCAGCGACGTGGGCCGGCGGGACTTCCTGTCCGGGTCGACGGTCGCGGCCTCCGCGCTCGTCGAGCCCAGCCGCGACTGGCTGATCACGGCGGCGGACGCGCAGGTGGAGCGGAGCGCCGGGGCACGGGTCGGGGCGTCGGACGTCGATGCGGTCCGGGCCATGACGGAGGCGCTCAAGACGCTGGACCACCGCTTCGGGTCCGGGCATGTGCGGCCCGTCGTCGTCCACTACCTCAACAGCGTGGTCTCCGGACTGCTTTCGGGCTCGTACCGGGAACCGGTGGGCCGCGAACTCTTCGCGGCGGTCGCCCGGCTCACGGAGCTCGCGGGGTACATGGCGGTGGACACCGGCCAGCCGGGCCTCGCCCAGCGCTACTACATCCAGGCGCTGCGCCTCGCGCAGGCGGCCGACGACCGGGCGTACGGGGGCTATGTGCTGGCCGCCTCCATGAGCCACCTCGCGGCACAGCTCGGCAACCCCCGGGAGATCGCGCAGCTGGCACGGGCGGCGCAGGAGGGTGCACGGGGGCGGGTGACGCCGCGGGCGCAGGCCATGTTCTACGCGGCCGAGGCGCGCGGCCATGCGCTGCTGGGCGACGCACGGGCCTGCCACGAGGTCGCCGGGAAGGCGCTGGCGGCGCTGGACCGGGCCGGCCCGGACACCGGGGACGATCCCTCCTGGATCGCCCATTTCGACCAGGCGTATCTCGCCGACGAACTCGCGCACTGCCACCGCGATCTGGGCGAGGCCGAGGCGGCGGCGCGCTGCGCCACCGACTCGCTCGACGGCCACCCGGAGTCCCGGGCGCGCCGCCGCGCGATCGGTCTGGTGCTGCTGGCGACGGCCCAGGTCCAGCAGCGCGAGGTGGAGGCGGCCTGCCACACGGGCACCCGGGCGGTCGAGCTGCTGGGGACGCTCCGGTCGAGCCGCGGCGCGGAGTACCTGGACGACCTCCAGCAGCGGCTCGAGCCGTACGCGGCGGAGCCCGCGGTGCGGGAGTTCAGCGCCCGCGTGGAGCTCCGGACGGCGGCGTAG
- a CDS encoding bifunctional DNA primase/polymerase translates to MEDAIEGAIGLPESVQIPRQRGEQLLDSAARYAEERHWDVFPGTWLEVVDRVERCSCGAPACEAPGAHAARPDWANQATGSAAGARRMWSKQPKASILLPTGRTFDALEVPESAGCLALARMERMDLPLGPVTCTPDRRMLFFVLPGAALKVPDLVRKLGWSPSSVDLVARGDGQYVAAPPTRVGGQGAVQWVRRPTAANRWLPDAEELISPLAYACGREAAAERARRS, encoded by the coding sequence ATGGAAGACGCCATCGAAGGGGCCATCGGCCTCCCGGAGTCCGTGCAGATCCCCAGACAGCGCGGCGAGCAGTTGCTGGACAGCGCCGCGCGCTATGCGGAGGAGCGCCACTGGGACGTGTTCCCCGGCACCTGGCTGGAGGTCGTCGACCGCGTCGAGCGGTGCTCCTGCGGTGCGCCCGCGTGCGAGGCGCCGGGGGCGCACGCGGCCCGCCCGGACTGGGCGAACCAGGCGACCGGCAGCGCCGCGGGCGCGCGCCGGATGTGGTCGAAGCAGCCGAAGGCGTCGATCCTGCTGCCCACGGGGCGGACCTTCGACGCGCTGGAGGTGCCCGAGTCCGCCGGATGTCTCGCGCTGGCCCGGATGGAGCGGATGGATCTCCCCCTCGGCCCGGTGACCTGCACCCCGGACCGGCGGATGCTGTTCTTCGTGCTGCCGGGCGCGGCACTGAAGGTCCCTGATCTGGTGCGGAAGTTGGGCTGGTCGCCCAGCTCGGTCGATCTGGTGGCGCGGGGCGACGGCCAGTACGTCGCGGCGCCGCCGACACGGGTCGGCGGCCAGGGCGCGGTGCAGTGGGTGCGCAGGCCGACCGCGGCCAACCGCTGGCTGCCGGACGCGGAGGAGCTCATCAGCCCGCTCGCGTACGCCTGCGGGCGGGAGGCGGCCGCCGAGCGGGCGCGCCGATCGTAA
- a CDS encoding ABC transporter ATP-binding protein has product MPDQTSLHSDTGGPGAGGATASVPPAVRVEGLWKRFGEQIAVAGIDLTLPAGRFIGLVGPNGAGKTTTLSMVTGLLRPDQGRVEVAGHDVWRDPVEVKARIGVLPEGLRLFERLSGRELLAYTGRLRGLPGDEVDKRAAQLLDVLDLAGAQHKLVVDYSTGMRKKIGLAAALLHNPQVLFLDEPFEGVDPVSAQTIRGVLERYTASGATVVFSSHVMELVESLCDWVAVMAAGRIRAQGTLEEVRGSAPSLQSAFLELVGANGRDAGESLDWLGGGGTR; this is encoded by the coding sequence ATGCCGGACCAGACATCGCTTCACAGCGACACAGGGGGCCCCGGGGCGGGCGGCGCGACGGCGTCGGTGCCGCCCGCCGTCCGCGTCGAGGGGCTGTGGAAGCGGTTCGGCGAGCAGATCGCGGTCGCGGGCATCGATCTGACCCTGCCGGCGGGCCGGTTCATCGGTCTCGTCGGGCCGAACGGCGCCGGCAAGACGACGACGCTGTCGATGGTGACCGGGCTGCTCCGCCCGGACCAGGGGCGCGTCGAGGTCGCCGGACACGACGTGTGGCGGGACCCGGTCGAGGTCAAGGCGCGGATCGGCGTACTGCCCGAGGGACTGCGGCTGTTCGAGCGGTTGTCGGGGCGCGAACTCCTCGCCTACACGGGCCGACTGCGGGGGCTGCCGGGCGACGAGGTCGACAAGCGGGCCGCGCAGCTGCTCGACGTACTGGACCTGGCGGGGGCGCAGCACAAGCTGGTCGTCGACTACTCGACCGGTATGCGCAAGAAGATCGGTCTGGCGGCTGCACTGCTGCACAACCCCCAGGTGCTGTTCCTGGACGAGCCGTTCGAGGGCGTCGACCCGGTCTCGGCGCAGACGATCCGCGGCGTCCTCGAGCGGTACACCGCGTCCGGTGCGACGGTCGTCTTCTCCAGCCATGTGATGGAGCTGGTGGAGTCGCTGTGCGACTGGGTGGCGGTGATGGCGGCGGGCCGGATCCGGGCGCAGGGCACGCTGGAGGAGGTGCGCGGTTCGGCGCCCTCGCTCCAGAGTGCGTTCCTGGAGCTGGTGGGGGCGAACGGCCGTGACGCGGGCGAGTCGCTGGACTGGCTGGGCGGCGGCGGTACGCGATGA
- a CDS encoding transporter, with translation MSQSLTSVVVRLKLSLLTNGLRQSSGRTAAFVASAVVALLFAAGQLVGLVLLRGAQGAATLVVLLIGLVALGWAFMPLFFPSGDETLDPTRLVMLPLRPRPLVSALLVASLVGIGPLFTLCLAVGGALALAHGAVAVLVAVVAVPLTLLVCVALARAVAAANIRLLTSRRGRDLALLSGLVIAVGIQFVNFGAQRLGRAGGLEALEPVASVVRWVPPASALGAVDSAGSGAYGTALAQLALSAAALGGLLYAWRHSLTRLMTAPDGSTLAAASEPTRGTSSTGLHRLLPAGRTGTVMQRSLRYVWRDPKTKAAWVTALAIGLIVPLFNALQGTGSIYFACFASGMLGIQMYNQFGQDTSAFWMVAQTISTPRDAYLELRARALALLLITLPYTVLVTVATAALLGNWAALPEALGLALALLGAMLATGAVASARFPYSIPQGSAKNVAPGQGGLAWISILGGMIASAVLCAPLIVLTVWLNATDAESALWTLLPIGIAYGGVVAWGGLRVAAPQTAGRLPEILAAVSKG, from the coding sequence ATGAGCCAGTCGTTGACCTCCGTCGTCGTACGGCTGAAGCTGTCGCTGCTGACGAACGGACTGCGCCAGTCGTCGGGGCGTACGGCGGCCTTCGTCGCCTCGGCGGTCGTGGCGCTGCTGTTCGCGGCCGGGCAGCTGGTGGGTCTGGTCCTGCTGCGCGGTGCGCAGGGCGCGGCCACGCTGGTGGTGCTGCTCATCGGGCTGGTGGCGCTGGGCTGGGCGTTCATGCCGCTGTTCTTCCCGAGCGGTGACGAGACGCTCGACCCGACCCGGCTGGTGATGCTGCCGCTGCGGCCGCGGCCGCTGGTCTCCGCGCTGCTGGTGGCCTCACTGGTGGGCATCGGCCCCCTTTTCACGCTCTGTCTGGCGGTGGGCGGTGCGCTGGCACTGGCGCACGGGGCGGTGGCGGTGCTGGTCGCGGTGGTGGCCGTGCCGCTGACGCTGCTGGTGTGCGTGGCGCTGGCGCGGGCGGTCGCTGCGGCCAACATCCGGCTGCTGACCTCGCGCCGGGGCCGGGATCTGGCGTTGCTCAGCGGTCTGGTGATCGCGGTGGGCATCCAGTTCGTGAACTTCGGCGCCCAGCGGCTCGGCAGGGCCGGCGGGCTGGAAGCGCTGGAGCCGGTGGCGTCGGTGGTGCGATGGGTACCGCCGGCGTCGGCGCTCGGCGCCGTCGACTCGGCGGGCTCCGGCGCGTACGGCACGGCGCTCGCGCAGCTCGCGCTCTCCGCGGCGGCGCTCGGGGGGCTGCTGTACGCGTGGCGGCACAGCCTGACGCGGCTGATGACGGCGCCGGACGGTTCGACGCTCGCGGCCGCTTCGGAGCCGACGCGCGGGACGTCGTCCACGGGGCTGCACCGGCTGCTGCCGGCCGGTCGCACGGGCACCGTGATGCAGCGCAGCCTGCGCTACGTCTGGCGGGACCCGAAGACGAAGGCGGCCTGGGTGACGGCGCTGGCCATCGGCCTGATCGTGCCGCTCTTCAACGCCCTTCAGGGCACCGGCTCGATCTACTTCGCCTGTTTCGCGTCCGGGATGCTCGGCATCCAGATGTACAACCAGTTCGGCCAGGACACCTCGGCGTTCTGGATGGTCGCCCAGACGATCTCCACACCTCGCGACGCCTACCTGGAGCTGCGCGCCCGTGCGCTGGCGCTGCTGCTGATCACGCTCCCGTACACGGTCCTGGTCACCGTCGCGACGGCGGCGCTGCTGGGCAACTGGGCGGCGCTTCCGGAGGCACTCGGGCTCGCGCTGGCACTGCTGGGCGCGATGCTGGCGACGGGGGCGGTGGCGTCGGCGCGGTTCCCTTACTCGATCCCGCAGGGCAGCGCGAAGAACGTCGCGCCGGGGCAGGGCGGTCTCGCCTGGATCTCCATCCTCGGCGGAATGATCGCCTCCGCCGTGCTGTGCGCACCGTTGATCGTGCTCACGGTCTGGCTGAACGCCACCGACGCCGAGTCGGCGCTGTGGACCCTGCTGCCGATCGGGATCGCATACGGCGGTGTCGTGGCGTGGGGCGGGCTGCGGGTGGCGGCGCCGCAGACGGCGGGGCGCCTGCCGGAGATCCTCGCTGCGGTAAGCAAAGGCTGA
- a CDS encoding subtilase-type protease inhibitor, with product MRYLLTTLGAAASAAALLLTTTGSAHAAAPAAQHVEPAVLYAPSALVLTLGHGEKAATAIVERAVTLSCAPTPAGSHPAPEAACQELAAVGGQFGQLSRTPDGPCTRQWDPVTITATGVWQGKRVDWSATYGNACEMTASLTEGGTVFAF from the coding sequence ATGCGTTACCTGCTCACCACACTCGGAGCGGCAGCCTCCGCGGCGGCCCTGCTCCTGACCACGACGGGCTCGGCGCATGCGGCGGCGCCCGCGGCGCAGCACGTCGAGCCGGCCGTGCTCTACGCACCCTCGGCGCTGGTACTCACGCTCGGCCACGGCGAAAAGGCCGCGACGGCGATCGTCGAGCGTGCGGTGACCCTGAGCTGTGCGCCCACGCCGGCCGGCAGCCACCCGGCGCCCGAGGCCGCGTGCCAGGAGCTGGCGGCGGTGGGCGGCCAGTTCGGCCAGCTCTCCAGAACGCCCGACGGCCCGTGCACCCGCCAGTGGGACCCGGTCACGATCACCGCGACCGGTGTCTGGCAGGGCAAGCGGGTCGACTGGTCGGCCACGTACGGCAACGCGTGTGAGATGACGGCGAGTCTGACCGAGGGCGGCACGGTCTTCGCCTTCTGA
- a CDS encoding alpha/beta fold hydrolase, giving the protein MVRRIDVTGAADVRLAAWEFADPPKGRSETDPSPGVLLLHGLMGRASHWASTARWLAERHRAVALDQRGHGRSEKPADGSFTREAYVADAAAAVEQLGLAPVILIGHSMGALTAWQLAAERPDLVQALVVCDMRASALGAASQREWGDWFRSWPVPFATLADVRKWFGEDDPWVERPNPARGEFFAEVMAEGVDGWRPVFSRSQMLVSRETWVHDAHWDSLAQVQCPTLVVRGLDGELGRAEAQEMVRVLPRGAYAEVADAGHLVHYDQPAAWRAAIEPFLDGVLTS; this is encoded by the coding sequence ATGGTGCGGCGCATCGACGTGACAGGAGCAGCCGACGTACGCCTCGCTGCCTGGGAGTTCGCCGACCCGCCCAAGGGGCGGAGCGAGACGGACCCTTCGCCGGGAGTCTTACTGCTCCATGGGCTGATGGGTCGCGCCTCGCACTGGGCGTCCACGGCCCGCTGGCTCGCCGAGCGGCACCGCGCGGTCGCGCTCGACCAGCGCGGCCACGGCCGCAGCGAGAAGCCGGCGGACGGCTCCTTCACACGGGAGGCGTACGTGGCGGACGCCGCGGCTGCGGTCGAGCAGCTGGGTCTCGCCCCGGTGATCCTCATCGGCCACTCCATGGGCGCCCTCACCGCCTGGCAGCTGGCCGCCGAGCGCCCCGACCTCGTCCAGGCCCTGGTCGTCTGCGACATGCGGGCCTCCGCGCTCGGCGCGGCCTCGCAGCGCGAGTGGGGGGACTGGTTCCGCTCCTGGCCCGTTCCGTTCGCGACCCTCGCGGACGTCCGCAAGTGGTTCGGCGAGGACGATCCCTGGGTGGAGCGGCCGAACCCTGCGCGGGGCGAGTTCTTCGCGGAGGTGATGGCCGAGGGCGTGGACGGCTGGCGGCCCGTCTTCTCCCGCAGCCAGATGCTCGTCTCGCGCGAGACCTGGGTCCACGACGCCCACTGGGACTCCCTCGCCCAGGTCCAGTGCCCCACCCTCGTCGTCCGCGGCCTCGACGGCGAGCTGGGCCGCGCGGAGGCCCAGGAGATGGTCCGGGTGCTGCCCCGCGGGGCGTACGCCGAGGTGGCGGACGCCGGTCATCTCGTCCACTACGACCAGCCCGCCGCCTGGCGCGCCGCGATCGAGCCGTTCCTGGACGGCGTCCTGACGTCGTGA
- a CDS encoding metal-dependent transcriptional regulator — protein sequence MSGLIDTTEMYLRTILELEEEGVVPMRARIAERLDQSGPTVSQTVARMERDGLVTVAGDRHLELTEEGRRLATRVMRKHRLAECLLVDVIGLEWEQVHAEACRWEHVMSEAVERRVLELLRHPTESPYGNPIPGLEELGEKAEADPFLDDSMVSLAELDAGTEGKTVVVRRIGEPIQTDAQLMYTLRRAGVQPGSVVSVTESAGGVLVGSSGEAAELEADVASHVFVAKR from the coding sequence ATGTCCGGACTGATCGACACCACGGAGATGTACCTCCGCACCATCCTCGAGCTCGAAGAGGAAGGCGTGGTCCCCATGCGCGCCCGGATCGCGGAGCGGCTCGACCAGAGCGGTCCCACGGTCAGCCAGACCGTGGCGCGCATGGAGCGCGACGGTCTGGTGACGGTCGCGGGCGACCGGCATCTGGAGCTCACCGAAGAGGGCCGGCGGCTGGCGACGCGCGTGATGCGCAAGCACCGGCTGGCCGAGTGCCTCCTGGTCGACGTGATCGGCCTGGAGTGGGAGCAGGTCCACGCCGAGGCGTGCCGCTGGGAGCACGTGATGAGCGAGGCCGTCGAGCGGCGGGTGCTGGAGCTGCTGCGCCACCCGACCGAGTCTCCGTACGGGAACCCGATCCCGGGCCTGGAGGAGCTGGGCGAGAAGGCGGAGGCCGACCCGTTCCTGGACGACTCCATGGTGAGCCTGGCCGAGCTCGACGCGGGCACGGAGGGCAAGACGGTCGTGGTCCGGCGCATTGGTGAGCCGATCCAGACCGACGCCCAGCTGATGTACACGCTGCGGCGGGCCGGTGTGCAGCCCGGCTCGGTCGTCAGCGTGACGGAGTCCGCGGGTGGGGTGCTCGTGGGCAGCAGCGGCGAGGCGGCGGAGCTGGAGGCGGATGTCGCCTCCCACGTGTTCGTGGCCAAGCGCTGA
- a CDS encoding SIS domain-containing protein — MGGNKLAGQFFDAAIGLLERIRDEEAASIAAAGTAVADTVAAGGRLFAFGAGHSSLAAQDVVYRAGGLALMNLLAVPGVVGVDVMPATLGSALERVDGLASAVLDSSPARSGDLLIIVSLSGRNALPVEMAMNARALGLTVIGVTSVAYATETRARHASGTYLKDHCDIVLDSKIAIGDAELTAEGVAAPFAPASTVVTSALMQATMAAAAGELAARGIEPPLLRSGNVDGGHEWNGRVMAEYADRIFYRR; from the coding sequence ATGGGCGGGAACAAGCTGGCGGGTCAGTTCTTCGATGCCGCGATCGGCCTGCTGGAGCGCATACGCGACGAGGAGGCGGCGAGCATCGCGGCCGCCGGAACCGCCGTCGCGGACACCGTCGCCGCGGGCGGCCGGCTCTTCGCCTTCGGCGCGGGCCACTCCTCGCTCGCCGCCCAGGACGTCGTCTACCGCGCGGGCGGCCTGGCCCTGATGAACCTGCTCGCGGTGCCCGGCGTCGTCGGCGTCGACGTCATGCCCGCCACGCTCGGCTCCGCGCTGGAGCGCGTGGACGGCCTCGCGAGCGCGGTCCTCGACTCCAGCCCCGCCCGCTCCGGCGACCTGCTGATCATCGTCTCCCTCTCCGGCCGCAACGCGCTTCCCGTCGAGATGGCCATGAACGCGCGGGCCCTCGGCCTCACGGTGATCGGCGTGACGTCGGTCGCGTACGCGACGGAAACCCGCGCGCGCCACGCGTCCGGCACGTACCTCAAGGACCACTGCGACATCGTCCTCGACTCCAAGATCGCGATCGGCGACGCGGAGCTGACGGCCGAGGGCGTCGCGGCCCCCTTCGCCCCGGCGTCGACGGTCGTCACCAGCGCGCTGATGCAGGCGACGATGGCGGCCGCGGCGGGCGAGCTGGCCGCACGGGGCATCGAGCCGCCGCTGCTGCGCTCCGGGAACGTCGACGGCGGCCACGAGTGGAACGGCCGGGTGATGGCGGAGTACGCGGACCGGATCTTCTACCGCCGCTGA
- a CDS encoding PAS domain-containing protein, with protein MSASRSETARAPGPDEPEPSRERDRDPERDGPGSDLLAALLDGMDAALCAFDADGVITHWNREAERVLGWSPEEAVGRRGFAGWAVRTADADEVQGRLMGAMHAPGRQVHEFALLRKDGGRVLVRTQSAGVRGADGKPAGVYCAFSEVHAQIDLERSIALSEALFEDASWGVVLVDVDLRPAVVNANAARMLGRHPLGSGGRTTLLGRPLGELVVQGVEELEGALHHVLAEGAPEGLADLWVTVRTEEGERRRCWRSGFLRLASPLAEEPVPLGIGWLFQDVTEQKLAERDADRLRFRFSQLHRAARAAAECEDPMEAATAQVDFALAGFADHALVDVAAAGRDRLVRAAATPSGAPGPVARVAGAGIPVRYAPGHPALQAMGRVGAVRASASASAGGRAGAAGAAAWAAERQWPRDAVHALCTVLRSRGRTLGVLTFLRAANRPAFERPDAVYAECVATRVAAALDLAGVRGEE; from the coding sequence ATGAGTGCGTCCAGGAGTGAGACGGCCCGTGCTCCCGGGCCCGACGAGCCGGAGCCGAGCCGGGAGCGGGACCGGGATCCGGAGCGGGACGGTCCGGGGTCGGACCTGCTGGCCGCGTTGCTGGACGGGATGGACGCGGCGCTGTGCGCGTTCGACGCGGACGGCGTGATCACGCACTGGAACCGGGAGGCCGAGCGGGTCCTCGGCTGGTCCCCGGAGGAGGCCGTCGGCCGGCGCGGGTTCGCGGGCTGGGCCGTGCGCACCGCGGACGCGGACGAGGTGCAGGGGCGGCTGATGGGCGCGATGCACGCGCCCGGGCGGCAGGTCCACGAGTTCGCGCTGCTGCGCAAGGACGGCGGGCGGGTGCTCGTACGGACGCAGTCGGCCGGGGTGCGCGGGGCGGACGGGAAGCCGGCCGGGGTGTACTGCGCCTTCAGCGAGGTGCACGCGCAGATCGATCTGGAGAGGTCGATCGCGCTCAGCGAGGCGCTGTTCGAGGACGCCTCGTGGGGAGTCGTCCTCGTCGACGTGGACCTGCGCCCGGCGGTCGTCAACGCGAACGCGGCCCGGATGTTGGGGAGACACCCCCTGGGCTCCGGCGGGCGCACGACGCTGCTCGGCCGGCCGCTGGGCGAGCTGGTCGTGCAGGGCGTGGAGGAGCTGGAGGGCGCGCTGCACCATGTGCTCGCGGAGGGCGCGCCCGAGGGGCTCGCCGACCTGTGGGTGACGGTGCGTACGGAGGAGGGGGAGCGCAGGCGCTGCTGGCGCAGCGGGTTCCTGCGCCTGGCGTCGCCGCTCGCGGAGGAGCCCGTGCCGCTGGGGATCGGCTGGCTGTTCCAGGACGTGACCGAGCAGAAGCTGGCGGAGCGGGACGCGGACCGGCTGCGGTTCCGCTTCAGCCAGCTGCACCGGGCGGCGCGGGCGGCGGCGGAGTGCGAGGACCCGATGGAGGCGGCGACGGCGCAGGTGGACTTCGCGCTGGCCGGCTTCGCGGACCATGCGCTGGTCGACGTCGCCGCGGCGGGCAGGGACCGGCTGGTCCGCGCGGCGGCGACCCCCTCGGGCGCGCCCGGCCCGGTCGCACGGGTGGCGGGGGCGGGGATCCCGGTGCGCTACGCCCCGGGGCATCCGGCGTTGCAGGCGATGGGCCGGGTCGGCGCGGTCCGCGCGAGCGCGAGCGCGAGCGCGGGCGGCAGGGCGGGCGCGGCCGGCGCGGCGGCATGGGCGGCCGAACGCCAGTGGCCGCGCGACGCGGTCCACGCCCTCTGCACGGTCCTGCGCAGCCGCGGCCGCACCCTCGGCGTTCTCACCTTCCTGCGCGCTGCGAACCGCCCGGCCTTCGAACGTCCCGACGCCGTCTACGCGGAGTGCGTGGCGACGCGCGTGGCGGCGGCGCTCGATCTGGCCGGGGTGCGGGGCGAGGAGTGA
- the pdxH gene encoding pyridoxamine 5'-phosphate oxidase, whose protein sequence is MREHYRSTPLDDADLPPEPMEQFVHWFKDAAAGHLHEPNAMIVSTATPDGRPSSRTVLLKHFDHRGFVFYTNYTSRKGRELDANPHISLLFPWHPLTRQIIVTGTAARVGRDETAAYFRTRPHGSQLGAWASPQSSVIASRTELLGRYEELATRYPEGEQVPVPPEWGGYRVTPETVEFWQGHENRLHDRLRYVRAADEPTGWRIERLAP, encoded by the coding sequence ATGCGCGAGCACTACCGCTCGACCCCGCTCGACGACGCGGACCTGCCCCCCGAGCCGATGGAGCAGTTCGTCCACTGGTTCAAGGACGCCGCGGCCGGCCACCTGCACGAGCCGAACGCCATGATCGTCTCCACGGCGACCCCCGACGGCCGGCCCTCCTCCCGCACAGTGCTGCTCAAGCACTTCGACCACCGCGGCTTCGTCTTCTACACGAACTACACCTCCCGCAAGGGCCGCGAGCTCGACGCCAACCCCCACATCTCGCTGCTCTTCCCCTGGCACCCGCTGACCCGCCAGATCATCGTCACCGGCACGGCCGCCCGGGTGGGCCGCGACGAGACGGCGGCGTACTTCCGCACCCGCCCCCACGGCTCCCAGCTCGGCGCCTGGGCCAGCCCCCAGTCCTCCGTGATCGCCTCCCGCACGGAGCTGCTGGGCCGCTACGAGGAGCTCGCCACCCGCTACCCGGAGGGCGAGCAGGTGCCGGTCCCGCCGGAGTGGGGCGGCTACCGGGTCACGCCGGAGACGGTCGAGTTCTGGCAGGGCCACGAGAACCGGCTGCACGACCGGCTCCGCTACGTACGCGCCGCGGACGAGCCCACGGGCTGGCGGATCGAGCGCCTGGCGCCCTGA
- a CDS encoding citrate synthase 2: protein MSDFVPGLEGVIAFETEIAEPDKEGGALRYRGVDIEDLVGHVSFGNVWGLLVDGAFNPGLPAAEPFPIPVHSGDIRVDVQSALAMLAPVWGLKPLLDIDEAQAREDLARAAVMALSYVAQSARGQGLPMVPQREIDKAQSVVERFMIRWRGEPDPKHVKAVDAYWTSAAEHGMNASTFTARVIASTGADVAAALSGAVGAMSGPLHGGAPSRVLGMIEEIERTGDATAYVKQALDNGERLMGFGHRVYRAEDPRARVLRRTAKELGAPRFEVAEALEKAALEELHARRPDRVLATNVEFWAAIMLDFAEVPAHMFTSMFTCARTAGWSAHILEQKRTGRLVRPSARYVGPGSRDPREIEGYADIVG from the coding sequence ATGTCCGATTTCGTACCCGGACTTGAGGGAGTCATCGCGTTCGAGACGGAGATCGCGGAACCCGACAAGGAAGGCGGCGCGCTCCGGTACCGCGGCGTCGACATCGAGGACCTCGTCGGCCACGTCTCGTTCGGGAACGTGTGGGGCCTGCTCGTCGACGGGGCGTTCAACCCCGGGCTGCCGGCCGCCGAGCCGTTCCCGATCCCGGTCCACTCCGGTGACATCCGCGTCGACGTCCAGTCGGCACTCGCCATGCTCGCGCCGGTGTGGGGTCTGAAACCGCTCCTCGACATCGACGAGGCGCAGGCCCGGGAGGACCTCGCGCGGGCCGCCGTGATGGCGCTGTCGTACGTGGCACAGAGTGCCCGCGGGCAGGGGCTGCCGATGGTGCCGCAGCGCGAGATCGACAAGGCGCAGTCGGTCGTCGAGCGGTTCATGATCCGCTGGCGCGGCGAGCCGGACCCGAAGCACGTCAAGGCCGTTGACGCCTACTGGACGTCGGCCGCCGAGCACGGCATGAACGCCTCGACCTTCACCGCCCGGGTCATCGCCTCGACCGGCGCCGACGTCGCGGCGGCGCTCTCCGGCGCGGTCGGCGCCATGTCCGGTCCGCTGCACGGCGGTGCGCCGTCCCGCGTCCTCGGCATGATCGAGGAGATCGAGCGGACCGGCGACGCGACGGCGTACGTCAAGCAGGCACTGGACAACGGCGAGCGCCTGATGGGCTTCGGCCACCGCGTGTACCGCGCCGAGGACCCGCGCGCCCGCGTCCTGCGGCGCACGGCGAAGGAGCTGGGCGCGCCGCGCTTCGAGGTGGCGGAGGCGCTGGAGAAGGCCGCGCTGGAGGAGCTGCACGCGCGCCGTCCGGACCGGGTCCTGGCGACCAACGTCGAGTTCTGGGCCGCGATCATGCTGGACTTCGCCGAGGTCCCTGCGCACATGTTCACCTCGATGTTCACGTGCGCCCGCACGGCCGGCTGGTCGGCGCACATCCTGGAGCAGAAGCGCACCGGCCGCCTGGTGCGCCCGTCGGCCCGGTACGTCGGCCCGGGCAGCCGCGACCCGCGCGAGATCGAGGGTTACGCCGACATCGTCGGCTGA